The DNA sequence TGCGAAAAGACTATTTTTGGTTGCCGGTAATGAACCGGCTCGACTTTGATAGTCTATGTCCGCCTTACAAGCCATTTGTCAATCCATTCTACTATGCAATCAACATTTCGATCGAGATCGTCTGGCTCGTTGCTGTGCAATTCAAAAACAATATCATCTCGATAGCTTTCGCGTGCCTCCTCGAGAATCGTCTGAAAGATTTCGCACTGAATATTATTGGTCAATTTTTGTGGACCATAGCCCCTGGCGAAGGAAAATTACTCGAGATGCCTGTAGTGTATCGAGGGCTTTACCGCTGAGATAGACGGTCATAAAGTTTGGTATTGTCCGTTCGCAGAACAAAAACAGCGTCGAACCAACGCTCGGGAAAGAAATCGCAGCTGTGGTAATCAACAATCTTTCCCCCTTCAGCAAGTTTGtcttcgagttcgtcgattATCTGGCATGTTCGGCGATGAGTCGGTCATTAATGCCAATCAATCTAGCGTTCGTGCGTAcccgatcgtcgtcgaggatAGGGCATTCTagatcggcgtcgaatcCGCTATAAAGTTGGCCATCCTTTGCCAcagcgccgacgtcgacgtgctcGAAGCCCGTGCGAGAAGCAATCTCgctgcacgtcgacgacttgccCGTTCCCGGCGTTCCGGTGACGAGAACGTTCGGctttcgtcgactcgtcgcttccgccgccATTTTCGAACACTCGTCTCCGCATGCGTAAATAaatgacgacgccgccgacgtttcgTCCGGAATACGTCGCCCTACTACGTCTCGCCTACGTTCTCCTCAAAGAGAggcgattcggcgacgcgagAGCGTGCTTGGAGGGCGCCCTCACcgtcgcgccgacgtctCTTCCCCACGAGGAAGCGAGCGTTCGCTTCGAGCTCGGAAAGCTCTTTTTCTACCACTCGAACGAAAGACGCAAAGCCAAAGAACACTTCGAACGAGCGGTGAATTCACACACGCGCCAAAAAGATCAATAGGGATAGGAAGAAAATTGTCTTCCCGCAGCATCAACTTTATTGcagcgtgggcgtggtcaattCAGAACTCATTCTCCTGTTGGGTCGAATTTGCATCGGCGAGGTGAACGTGGGCGGTGttctcttttaattttctgATACTATCATGTGGTAAAGAAAGCTTTCGATGCCGCTATCGCACTTCTCCGAGGTGGTCTGGAATACTTTCGAGACGACCGTGGGAGAGCATGCCTTATGACTTTGATGGCGGTGAGTGAGAAAGAGATTTTGTTCTCTGTTGCCTAGGAAGTCTGCTTGATAAAACATCTGACTGTTTAGAAAGCCCACGTGGGGAAGGGAGACGTTGCAGACGCTTGTGGCGACTATCGCCGTGGAAGCGAAATGGcggaaaaattaaaagacgGTCATTCGTTGCGGTGAGAATTGGATTGTTGTTACGGTGTTATTGTAGGCGAAGTGCTGTTTTCTTTGAAGGCTGTTGTGTCAGTTGGGTGAGGCCCAGTGTCTGGTCACACGAGAAAGACATGCGGAAGCTCTGCACATATTGACGAAATGTTCCGCTTACATTACCGCACATGAAGTGGGCGAGGAGAGGAGGCAATTGCTTATAAGCTGTCTGACGTTGAAGGCGTTGAGCTTGTTATTAACGGGAGAGGTCACAGACAATTTTTGAATAATGAATCAGCCTCCACGATGACGGCACTGCATcggtttctttctttatagGCAAAGGAAGCTATGAAGTGTCTTAAACAGTTGCAGGGAATTTTTGGCAAGGATGCCGGTAGTCAAGGTGAAGGTATCTAGAGGAAAAGATATAGTGGGAGGTTGTCATGGGAGACTCGTTTAGTTTCACATATTGGGTGGTATGAATGGATGAAGGAGGACGAACTGATCATTTTAGTATATTTGGTAAAAATTAGTTGTCATGGAAACGcaaattttctctattttgGACATACAGGCTCACTTATTGCACTCGCTTCAGACCGGATCAACAGAAAAGGCTCTCAAGTACACAGACAAAGCCGTCAAtcatttcaaaaaattaaaaggtTTAGCATCATCATACATCATCACTTTAgactacagaaaaaatttcagatGAGAGTCCCCTTGCAATCACGCTGATGTCTCATGTTGTACAGCTCAAAGCCGTATGCCAACTCATCCGGGGAAAGTACTCGCTCATGGTCAATGATGTGAGCGCTTCTCGATCGAGCGCTTCTGTCACGTGCATAATTTTGCCTATAGCTTTCTCAGCTGTCCCTTATGTATCAGAAGCCGAACGTTTCGTCATCTTATCGCGCGTCctttcatcttcttctgGTGCGCCGCTAGCAATCTGTGTGTGTAGATTTCTAATTGATTGTATAGGGACTCTATGCATTAGCTGTCGACCATCTGGAGTGGGCGAAGAGTCACTTCCGTGCCGTTCTTGAGGTTTTCTCAATAGAATAAGGATGTCGCATGTCGATGGGGAGGaaactctttttttagaCATCTAGGGATTGTCACGCGCGACACATTGCTTTGCTCAACGTCATTGTTCAGCATTTGAAAGAGGGAAAGTTCGATGAGgtatgacgatgatgacgagaaTAGAGTcgaagcatttttttctcacttgaGGCGACGAGTTTGATTGCCGAAGCAGAGAAATCCCAAGTCGGCATAGCGCACAGAGTGGGCATAGACTACGTCGAGGGATTAGCCAATTATTGTCGATATGGAAGACTGGAAGACGGGTACGTACGCATTTGAACGACGCATGACGCCCACATTTGTTCCGTTTCAGTAGAAAGTTACAGAGCGCTCTCGTCAAGGCAAACGACCGAGGATTGAGACGAATTACGTCGTCATCCTTGTTGCTTCTCGGTCAGATTTTCTGGCATCAGGGCAATGCGGACGTAAAATTCCTTTAATTATGTTTTCAAGCGGATTCAGTGTACGTTGTTAGAATTCAGAGCGAATGCTCTTCCCGGCTCTTGACGAAGCTACTAAGATTCCAGATAAAGTACAAGAGCTACGATGCTGTCAAATGATAGAGTGTACACACAGAATACaatactaattttttttcatttttttgctggTTATCTAGTATTCTACGAACGAAACAAAAATGCCGAAATGACGCAGAGGTTTGCCCAGAGAGGAAAATCGTTGGCACAAGAATTAGCCACAGGTTTGCGACTGATTATTTGAGATACATCTCTAAGGTTTGATTCAGAGCGAAAAGCGGCGGTGCAATGCCAGGAGCATTTCTCCCTCATAAAAGtaaacagaagaagaattaATCAATAACTTGATCTTTTGTGTAGTGGGGAACGGAAGTTGGATCTACGACTGTAGCCACGGCAACGGCAGCAGCGACGATCGCAGAACCAgtacagaagaagaaaaggaaggcaCAGctggtgacggcgacggtgtcACCATCAAAGAAAGTGATGGTGGCGGCaacggtgccgtcgtcgaagaaagtgatagcaacggcggcggcggcggcgacgatgtcgccgtcaaagaaagcgatagcagcggcggcggcgacattGACGCCGCCCAAAACGGACAATGATCGCAAGCCAATTCCATCAGCTACTCAATCCAGTCCGCTTGTTCATCAACTGAGCGGTTTAGACTCTGCTAGGCGAAGCAGTCTAACACGACGTCCAATTCGGGACGAGGCGTGGAATCGAATGCCAGATGCGCCTTCTTTTCAACAGCAGCAGTCCTATTTTCATCCTTCTCTAGCGTCGGGTTTACATCACCCCGCGTTTTCCGTAGGCCAGCCCGTACAAATTTCGCCCTACTCCGTTCCAGCGTTTGCCGTTCATTCACCTGGACGTGCCTCCGCGTTTCCAGTTCAACAACAAACTGTACCCATAGCAACGTCCTTGGGTTCACATTTGCCATTGCATCATCTCCCTCAACAGCCTCATGGAATTCCGCAAGTGACTGTCAGGCCTCAACATGAAGTTCCGCAAGTGGCTGTGAGAACTCGACGTTATGATCAGCAGCAGtatcagcagcagcagcatcacCATCAGCCTGCCTTTCCTTACCAACCCAATTATCAATACCCAGGCTATAGATTCTAAAGACCAAGATACTTTTATTATCTTTCAGAAAAATTAGCGTTACTACCCTGTCGACGTCAGCGGTATGAAACTCCTCAATAGACCGTCTATGTGATTGGCGgatcttaattaaattattctTTACACGAACACGTGAGGAGGTGAGGACAGAGCGATTGGTTCATTTCAACGAGTTGGTCCGTGCTGTCGTCTGGCCTCGCGGAATCGCCGTTTCCGTAACTTTCCAGGCACCGCACGTCttcagtcgtcgtcgcacgatcgcgaaacgacgctgaGACCCCGTAAGAAGGCGTTACTTGACGTCAGTCGTTCTCGCAACACGTGACCGACGCGAACGCGCCAACGCGGGCATTTTGGAGCCATCGAACGCCCGAAAATGGCTCCCGACACGAAAGTCGACCAGGAGGCATCGAAGTAAACTCGTCAAACGTCGTCCAATTCGTCGTATCGATCGTCTTTCTAGGAACGAACGatccggcgacgtcgacgaggaagaatTGCGCCGACTAGAGGACGAATTGCGcctcgaagaagcgaaactTCACCACATGCAACGACGACTGGTGAAAATGCGCcagaagcgaaaacgaccgCCGCCTCCGCTCGTCTATCCGAACGgtccgcccccgccgccgtcgccgtctccgtcgcttCGCGATTCCGTctcgaaaaagacgaaactAAACTGTCTCGCCGGTCGATCGACAAAATCGGTCGGCGCCCCGAAAGGGGGCCCGGTCGACTTTTCGAATCGTCTCGGGCGCGAATCGGTCACCGtatcggacgacgacgtgcgcgaAGCGAAGCGACGCATCAAAGGCAAGCAAATCGCGTCGCGACAGCAATTCTACAAGCAACTCGAACGAAGCGTGGCGAACGTTCCGCGTCCGCGTCCGCCGCCCGATCAGTGGCCCCTCTGCCCGTGGACGGGAAATTCCCACTTCACGTCCCTACTCGgtctcgaaatcgtcgtcgaattcattCAGACGGGAAAATTGCCGACTGATACAAACGTCGACGGGGGCGTGGCCGCAGCCACCGCCCCCGCTTCGGCgcccacgacgacgaatcaatATATGAAGTGCTCGAATTGCGGCTTGGACTTCTCGCCCGTTTGGCGTCTCGTTCGCGACGCGCAGAAACAGTGCATTGTGTGCGAACGATGCGAGAATTCGCGCATCAAACAGGCTCTTCTCAATCAGCACAGTCGTCGACTCCAGTCCGCATTCAATCAGGCGAGTCATCAGGAAAAGGAATTCGAACTGAAGATGAAGCAGCAGATACTCGACGAGGCAATTCGAGTGAAAGGTGAAAAAGTTTGGCGCGTCGGTAGCAGTAGTTTGGGGCAACAGAGACAACAAGGCGGTATTTATTCTATGCAACAAAGTAGCTCTAGTACTAGTAATAGCGGTGGTGGTGTGGGCCAACCGAAGCTTGtcagaggaggagaaaataTTGGGGTCGAAAAAGCTCTCGCGTGACGTGACGTTTGAATATTGGGTCAGTACTGTAGTAGATTTACTAATTTATGATGATGAACAGATATATTGTGTTCTACcttatctatctatctatccGGGCGTTATGCATTGCGTATCCCGTATAGGTTTCTAAGATGTTTGGCCGTTTCCAAGccgaggaaacgacgacgggcggCAAAAAGGAGACGATATTGCCTCCCAAGTCGTCGGAAGAATGGCTGGAAAGGACGAATCAGCCAAATTGGcccgatcgcgtcgacggagaaGATCCCCCGTCCTTATCGTGGGACTTTTCGTCGATAAACGAACTCAGAGAAGACCTTAGACGCCACGCACGTATCCTCTTGACGCTACAGAACACGTCGAAAGTATAAAAACGAATCCTTAGCTCCCTGAATTAGCCCTAGACATAACGATTAtggaagaagtcgaatcgCAGCTGCTCGAAATAGAAAAACACCTTATGGAAATAACAGACCATATTGTCGAAACAAGAGAGCGGCCTTCCATGGCCATAAGCACAGTGACGGGGGGCCTTAGAAACGCGCCGCATCCAAGtgagcaaaagaaaaagaaaagacaattCCCAGAGGGTCGAAATATTTGCCCACTCAGTTTTCCTCACGGAATTGTATGATCACGCTGTGGTCGCCTCTCGTCAACCAACACTTCAGAAACAGGTTTCTTTTCTACAGTGCTTGTGGAGCTAAGACCCCCAATTCGTCGTATATAGGCCCGAGAAACGTCTGGACGTTCTGTGGAGGTGGCGAATGCGCGTTCGGTTgcgatctcgtcgattcgttgactctctctctcagacCTTCGTTTATCCCGGGTTCAAAGAGGACGAATTGACTCCACTTCCAGCTCAACTCGAATCGCCTCAGGTCTTGGTTCACGTATCGAATTCTCAATCTTTCAAGGTGTTTGCACAAATCTCTTTGAGAGGCATCTTGATTAATCTTGTTTGCGCATATTTAGTCTGGGTTTAGGAAGCTGTGGCAGCGCTTGTTTGTCTCCGAGGCGTCTCTGGCCCTCCTCCAGGTTAAAAGTGACATAAATCATCTCTAAATTGACACAAATATGATTGCGTCATCTCATTATGTTTTGTTTTCACAGGATGCATTCTGGTGGTCTTATCTGGATCGATTCCAGGTAAAAAATAGATCCATGCATTAGAATAACATCCTCGGGGGGATGGGGGTCGCGTCGGCCCACTTTGATTAGGACCTGTCTCCCCTTCCGAAAATTCCGGACCCCTGGGGAGCAGTGACGATCAAAGCAGCTTAGCGTAACTGATTTTGTCTGGGTGTGATCGGGCTTCTTTCTAGCCACAATCTTGCGGCGTGGAGAAAGCCAAATTGTTCGGGCGCATTGCAGACTCGTTTGTGGCGCTCTTTTCCGCCGTGAAACCCGACTTCAAAGATAAATTCTTCAAGGTCCATTAGCAGGGTGTCCAGGTGCACTCCAAGGGGCAACTTAGTATTCGTTTATCTAGCACTACGCCGACTGCATGGCACAGGCTATTTTTTCAACGTTCTGCCAGGCATTTCCTGGCTCCAGAGCGTCCTTTCACACGGACGACTTCAAAGACTATCTCGCCAATTTGCTCTCCGAGTGGATGACGGGTAAACGAAGAATgacgcggcggcgttttGGGATAGCGTAGGGTTTTCTGGGGGTAGGAATTCGACTTCCTCCGCGCTCTTGGCTCCATTGGAACGTGAATCAACTCGACCCGGGTTATTTGCCTGAAATAGGAGGAGAAAGCCAGTTTCCCGCTCCCCGTACGTCGTCTCAGAACGATTCCTTACGGAAACTGACCCAGAAAGGTATCCTCGGTGTTGTTCTCTGTGTAAATGCGACTGTAGGGGGCTCATTTTAGGCAGTAGGCTCTCCTTTGATTTGGGAGGGCCGAGTTTTGATCACGTCCCCGGGTTGCATCGACAGTCGACTCGACGTTCGTTAGCACAGTCTTCTCCACTAGCTGAATTGGCTTTTCAGGAGGAGGTGATCTTTTTTTCGAATGGATTTAGTTGCATAGACTTGTAGTATGACTCTAGTCTCATCCAATTGGGCATGGGGCTTTGTGCGAGCGCGTTCTTTTTGACACGAAGGGGCGCAGTCCTCTCGTCACGCAGTATTTGCAGTCGAAGCAGCTGCTCGCAGAAGGCGCTTTGCCTCGCGATTCAATGACGAGAACGCAGATTGCTAAGCTACCGTACGTTCTAGTTTCTCAAGAAAGTAGTCATTGTTGCTTTGCATTAGATCGCCTGGTCCTACCTATAAGGACTTTATCCGGCACGCCAAGAAAGTATCAAACAAACTTAACAATGAATTTAACAGGTTCACTAAATAAGATCATGTATAAGCTGATCATTTTCGCTACTAGAGAGCACGCAGCCTTTATGGCTgaggagaaaagaattagGCGCGAGAAAAGGAGACTAGATTCGGAATTCAAAAAGTAGTGGATAGAAAAATTGTAACAGTGGCTGTATAAATGCTTCATAGGGTGACCGAAGAAATCATGTCACGCCAGCACGAAGTCAAAATGTTAAGTGAAAGGCTAATGGGAGTCATAGTAAGTGAATACGAGTAAGCAAGTGCTTGGACGCGACAATTTCCGCGTGGTAGTCATCTGGGGGCAAGTTTGCTGTCGGTTCCGTCCTCGCTGATCTTGCTGATCCGCTGGGATTGAGCGAGACGTCGTTGGTGTCAGCAGCGAAAGGGGGAAATAGCGAAAGGGATAGCGCGGCGTCGGTGATGGGCACGAACGAGTCTCCAACGTCGAGAACGGTTTCTCGGTCTGCTTCTCGACTTAGCATGATGAGCGactttaaataaatatatatatgtatatatacatgCAAAAATACGTATCTAATCCGTTTATCTATTTGCACTATATCCAGTCAGCATTGCCGCATCCGAAAACTCGAAAGTGGAAGCTGACGACGTACTCTCCGTTCACTCTCTGTACCGAAACGGCAAAGGGGTCGGTCGGATGGAAGGTAAaggcgacgagtcgacgagccATAGCAGCCACAGCCGGATTCACCTGCGTGCCCAAGTGCTCAGTATGCAAGCGAAACTTCAGTAAGCCAGACTCCCGACTAAAGAATCTagagcaaaaaagaaagcccGTCTTATTTCCTAACGTCAATATAATAATACAGTTGAACCTCTTTATAAAAGTGACCCTGAAACCCCAATATGTTAGCTAAGGGCTCCCCACCCAAACTTTGATATCATCTAATGAGGTTCTACTGTCTTAAGAGATTGTAGGTTCCCCCCTTACTTAATAGGAAAATCGCCGCAAGCTTTAGGCCGTTCCAGTACAGACACGCACTTCTCGTCATAGCTAAATAGAGAGAGATCGAGATAGGGGCTTGTACTGTACGACTGGGCGCTGATGGGCAATTGAGCGAGCAGGCGCTTGACGGCCTCGCTGGGCCCGCCGTATTTCGCCTTCGTAATCGTCTTTTTGAATCGCAGCTGACTGTGATGCGCGTGAACgttgctcgacgacgagcacgtgAACTGGGGCCGATTGGAGGGCACGGCATTGCGAAAGTGATCCGCAAATCGAACGAAAAGATCGTAGAGCTGTTCGGACGTATTGTCGTACATGGCAACGACGCGCGTCGTTTCCATGTcgtagacgacgaagagcgaCGCTTGGGCATTGGGATCCGGATGTTTCAACAGAACGACGTCCTCGGTCGCGTAGCGAAGCAGGAGAAGACGCGAATCGAGCAGCTGCATCTTCCATATGCGCAACTGTTCGAAATAGTCGAATTGCTTGAAGAAGAGTCGagcacgtgacgacgacgaactcgcTTCCGTTTTCCACACGTGCGTCAATAGTCGATGTTTCAACGCATTTGTCATCGCATCCTTATGCGGCGCACAACGATCGAcggatgacgtcatccacgtgatctcgtcgtcttcgtaaCAAAAGCGTCCAATTCGtcgcacggcgacgaacgtgccgccgacgagcgaaaaCACGTGAATCGTCTGATGTTGAACGGAGAGAACGGCGAGCGTGTCGTCGTACAAATAGAGACCCTGATTGTGCGGCAAGAAAATCTTGTCGCACTTGAACGCTTTGGAATCGGTGAGAAGTCCCGTGTGCAAATCGACTATGTGAAGCGTGTAGTCCTCGAGCGGCGATCGAGCGGTCGGCGGCAACGATTCGTTGTTCTGATTCACTTCGTGAACGAACGGATAGGGATTGTCCGGAACGagcgccgccgacgcgacgacgacgtagcgACCGTTTTCCGCGAAGAGACTGCACTCGCGATTCAAATGTTCGCGTTCGGGCGCGACGTGCGTCACGCACTTGAGTCGGAACGCCGTTTTGAAGATGTTCTGTTTGAGTTCGATTGGATCGCGAGTCGCGCGAACGAGTCCCGCGATTAGACAGGGGCCTTGGTATTCGAAAATTTCGAGCGAACTTTGGTCGAGCGAGAAGCCGATGAAGTGTCGGCCGTCCGGGCTGAATTTGCGTAGGAATGTCGCCGGTTTTTCGATGTTGACGACGGTGAAATTGGGAAAGATGCATTCGTTGAATTGGCGGGCTGCGTGCCAGTGAGTGCCCGGATAACAGGCGACGAgttgacgtcggcgaaggcgagTCAACAGGTTTTGATTTGgtattcgtcgacgcgggaTTCCCGAACAGGAGCGAGGCGACTCCATCTAGAGAAGAGTGCGCTCCTGTTTCGTCCTGTTTTGTTTAGCTAGATTTCACGTGATCAACGAGTCCCTTGCCGTAACGCGCGCTGGCTGGCCCAacttttcgtctctttttgaGAACTTGGCCTCCCCTCGGCAGAACATGAGCGCTCCTCAGCCAACCATAAGCAATACGGAAATCAGAGTTAGCGCTCGATCGAACGCAAACGGAGCGAGAAAGAGCGCGTTTTTCCGTTTTCAGGCGATGCTCGACACtcttcgcgtcgccgaactcCAGGAACTTCTCGCACAGGCGCGTCTGACGCGCAGCGGCCGAAAGCAACAGCTCATCGATCGTCTTTCAAACCACTTGATAATGAGCTCCGCTCCCgaactcgtcgaagcgatcaAGTTCAAGTTCGAAGCCCGCGTGGGAAATCGCAGCGCGCCccgtcgttttcgaggcgaccacgcgccgccgccgccgccgccgccgccgtcgtcaccGACCAAAAAGGCGAAAGGGAGCGAGACGTCTTGCGTTCCGATCGACGTCCGATTTCGTTCGCTGGCCTTCTTTCAccagtgtgacgtcattattcgCCCGTCACTTTTACGTACGACGAAACGAGAGATGACGAGGTGATAAAATCACCCACGTGACTATTTTTCTCAGGGGGCTCACGTCTGCATCATGGAACGTCGCGATACTCGATGCGATGtgaattttctttgacgagaaATCAGGTTGAACAAATAGTGGCTGGAAAGTGAGTGGAGAGAGAGTGGCTGGGGTGGAATACACATACTTGACATTTTCAGAGGTGTTGACGTTATCTCAGCGTCCGCAGCATACAGTGTGACGACATAtaaaacaaaattaatattaaggtCAATAGAATAGTGACGTACCTTAAAGTTTcttgaatttgattttttaaggTTTTGCCTATTTGAATCAAGCTGCGAGCAAAGCGATAAAATTCCAAGCGTTGACTCAATTCTAATGAATGACAGGCAACTTCCCGTTCCATACAACTTGTCCTATAAAGTGAGAAGAAGCCGCGTGCGcttttaaattttaattcTATCGTTTCTACTCCAGCAGGATTCTAAAAAGCTTTTAGCCAATCCGTACTATCCGTTTGACTTAACGTCCAATTGTGAACTaagagaaggaaggaagaacgttttgattatttattggaACGATGACTATAAAGTGAGACGACGCATCTTCAAAAAAAGGCGCCTCTTCAGTTGGGTCTTTTTCTATAGGGAAAGCCATATGCCTTTCAAGTCAGCCTTGTCAAAGCGGTCGCTGGCTCTGACTTGATAGCGCAGTTGCGTTCAAAAGTTCGGAATTCGGATTACACAAGAGCAATGAGtaagcaaaaaagaagacggagaaaaagTGAACTTATGGTGGTGTAGTCAAGGATAAATTGAAGAATTCCTCCGAGAGCGAAGTGGCTCTGATGAGTCTGAGGGTGTCCCTACTATGTCCGGTACGTGCATCTTGATTAATTTATTGTTAGATTGACGGGGGGGATTTTTTCTGATAACCGTAGTTgggaaaaatgaaaatgaaattgcCGTGCAGGTCagtaataaaaaaagagagtttGTCATCACAAGCCAGGCGcgtgttttttatttagggGACCTGACTGTAAGCACTTGCAGTGCTTTGACGGGGAGCTCTATGTACAGATGAACGAAAAGTAAGCTTTACGTAATACCTAGGAATCGTCCTGACTGACTTTTTTGTCGACAGAAAGTCGTCTTGGCTTTGCCCTGTCTGTGATCATTGTCTGCCTTTTGATAACTTGACTGTTGACGGGTATATTGATtatgatttatttattctgtGAGCGATTCCTTGACTTAGATACTTTCTTGAAATTCTGGCGTCGAATCCAAGCGGGCTGGATATCGAGTTTAGTCAAGATGGTTCGTGGAGTGTTTTCAAGGAGAAGCGGACA is a window from the Oscarella lobularis chromosome 10, ooOscLobu1.1, whole genome shotgun sequence genome containing:
- the LOC136191854 gene encoding MAU2 chromatid cohesion factor homolog isoform X2, which gives rise to MTTPPTFRPEYVALLRLAYVLLKERRFGDARACLEGALTVAPTSLPHEEASVRFELGKLFFYHSNERRKAKEHFERAHQLYCSVGVVNSELILLLGRICIGEKAFDAAIALLRGGLEYFRDDRGRACLMTLMAKAHVGKGDVADACGDYRRGSEMAEKLKDGHSLRLLCQLGEAQCLVTRERHAEALHILTKCSAYITAHEVGEERRQLLISCLTLKALSLLLTGEAKEAMKCLKQLQGIFGKDAGSQGEVSHIGWYEWMKEDELIILVYLAHLLHSLQTGSTEKALKYTDKAVNHFKKLKDESPLAITLMSHVVQLKAVCQLIRGKYSLMVNDLSQLSLMYQKPNVSSSYRASFHLLLGLYALAVDHLEWAKSHFRAVLETSRDCHARHIALLNVIVQHLKEGKFDEATSLIAEAEKSQVGIAHRVGIDYVEGLANYCRYGRLEDGKLQSALVKANDRGLRRITSSSLLLLGQIFWHQGNADNSERMLFPALDEATKIPDKVQELRCCQMIELFYERNKNAEMTQRFAQRGKSLAQELATERKAAVQCQEHFSLIKWGTEVGSTTVATATAAATIAEPVQKKKRKAQLVTATVSPSKKVMVAATVPSSKKVIATAAAAATMSPSKKAIAAAAATLTPPKTDNDRKPIPSATQSSPLVHQLSGLDSARRSSLTRRPIRDEAWNRMPDAPSFQQQQSYFHPSLASGLHHPAFSVGQPVQISPYSVPAFAVHSPGRASAFPVQQQTVPIATSLGSHLPLHHLPQQPHGIPQVTVRPQHEVPQVAVRTRRYDQQQYQQQQHHHQPAFPYQPNYQYPGYRF
- the LOC136191868 gene encoding transcriptional repressor p66-alpha-like, whose protein sequence is MAPDTKVDQEASKNERSGDVDEEELRRLEDELRLEEAKLHHMQRRLVKMRQKRKRPPPPLVYPNGPPPPPSPSPSLRDSVSKKTKLNCLAGRSTKSVGAPKGGPVDFSNRLGRESVTVSDDDVREAKRRIKGKQIASRQQFYKQLERSVANVPRPRPPPDQWPLCPWTGNSHFTSLLGLEIVVEFIQTGKLPTDTNVDGGVAAATAPASAPTTTNQYMKCSNCGLDFSPVWRLVRDAQKQCIVCERCENSRIKQALLNQHSRRLQSAFNQASHQEKEFELKMKQQILDEAIRVKGEKVWRVGSSSLGQQRQQGGIYSMQQSSSSTSNSGGGVGQPKLVRGGENIGVEKALA
- the LOC136191854 gene encoding MAU2 chromatid cohesion factor homolog isoform X3; the protein is MTTPPTFRPEYVALLRLAYVLLKERRFGDARACLEGALTVAPTSLPHEEASVRFELGKLFFYHSNERRKAKEHFERAHQLYCSVGVVNSELILLLGRICIGEKAFDAAIALLRGGLEYFRDDRGRACLMTLMAKAHVGKGDVADACGDYRRGSEMAEKLKDGHSLRLLCQLGEAQCLVTRERHAEALHILTKCSAYITAHEVGEERRQLLISCLTLKALSLLLTGEAKEAMKCLKQLQGIFGKDAGSQVSHIGWYEWMKEDELIILVYLAHLLHSLQTGSTEKALKYTDKAVNHFKKLKDESPLAITLMSHVVQLKAVCQLIRGKYSLMVNDLSQLSLMYQKPNVSSSYRASFHLLLGLYALAVDHLEWAKSHFRAVLETSRDCHARHIALLNVIVQHLKEGKFDEATSLIAEAEKSQVGIAHRVGIDYVEGLANYCRYGRLEDGRKLQSALVKANDRGLRRITSSSLLLLGQIFWHQGNADNSERMLFPALDEATKIPDKVQELRCCQMIELFYERNKNAEMTQRFAQRGKSLAQELATERKAAVQCQEHFSLIKWGTEVGSTTVATATAAATIAEPVQKKKRKAQLVTATVSPSKKVMVAATVPSSKKVIATAAAAATMSPSKKAIAAAAATLTPPKTDNDRKPIPSATQSSPLVHQLSGLDSARRSSLTRRPIRDEAWNRMPDAPSFQQQQSYFHPSLASGLHHPAFSVGQPVQISPYSVPAFAVHSPGRASAFPVQQQTVPIATSLGSHLPLHHLPQQPHGIPQVTVRPQHEVPQVAVRTRRYDQQQYQQQQHHHQPAFPYQPNYQYPGYRF
- the LOC136191854 gene encoding MAU2 chromatid cohesion factor homolog isoform X1 — protein: MTTPPTFRPEYVALLRLAYVLLKERRFGDARACLEGALTVAPTSLPHEEASVRFELGKLFFYHSNERRKAKEHFERAHQLYCSVGVVNSELILLLGRICIGEKAFDAAIALLRGGLEYFRDDRGRACLMTLMAKAHVGKGDVADACGDYRRGSEMAEKLKDGHSLRLLCQLGEAQCLVTRERHAEALHILTKCSAYITAHEVGEERRQLLISCLTLKALSLLLTGEAKEAMKCLKQLQGIFGKDAGSQGEVSHIGWYEWMKEDELIILVYLAHLLHSLQTGSTEKALKYTDKAVNHFKKLKDESPLAITLMSHVVQLKAVCQLIRGKYSLMVNDLSQLSLMYQKPNVSSSYRASFHLLLGLYALAVDHLEWAKSHFRAVLETSRDCHARHIALLNVIVQHLKEGKFDEATSLIAEAEKSQVGIAHRVGIDYVEGLANYCRYGRLEDGRKLQSALVKANDRGLRRITSSSLLLLGQIFWHQGNADNSERMLFPALDEATKIPDKVQELRCCQMIELFYERNKNAEMTQRFAQRGKSLAQELATERKAAVQCQEHFSLIKWGTEVGSTTVATATAAATIAEPVQKKKRKAQLVTATVSPSKKVMVAATVPSSKKVIATAAAAATMSPSKKAIAAAAATLTPPKTDNDRKPIPSATQSSPLVHQLSGLDSARRSSLTRRPIRDEAWNRMPDAPSFQQQQSYFHPSLASGLHHPAFSVGQPVQISPYSVPAFAVHSPGRASAFPVQQQTVPIATSLGSHLPLHHLPQQPHGIPQVTVRPQHEVPQVAVRTRRYDQQQYQQQQHHHQPAFPYQPNYQYPGYRF
- the LOC136191874 gene encoding adenylate kinase isoenzyme 6-like yields the protein MAAEATSRRKPNVLVTGTPGTGKSSTCSEIASRTGFEHVDVGAVAKDGQLYSGFDADLECPILDDDRIIDELEDKLAEGGKIVDYHSCDFFPERWFDAVFVLRTDNTKLYDRLSQRGYGPQKLTNNIQCEIFQTILEEARESYRDDIVFELHSNEPDDLDRNVDCIVEWIDKWLVRRT